Below is a genomic region from Deltaproteobacteria bacterium.
CGCCGGGGCGGTGAAAAAATGCTTGTCTTTTTTCTCCATCTGCGTTAGTATACGCTGTGCTTCTTGTGTATACAGTATACAAAACCAAAAGGAAGGTGGTGAGTTCAGTTGGCGCTTACAATAACCGACGATTGTGTTGCCTGTGGAGTCTGCCTGCCCGAGTGTCCCGTGGACGCCATCAGCGAGGGTGACATCTATGTCATCGATCCCGATGCCTGT
It encodes:
- a CDS encoding ferredoxin; amino-acid sequence: MALTITDDCVACGVCLPECPVDAISEGDIYVIDPDACVECKGYYDEPKCAEVCPVDCCVPA